In Gossypium arboreum isolate Shixiya-1 chromosome 6, ASM2569848v2, whole genome shotgun sequence, the following are encoded in one genomic region:
- the LOC108485467 gene encoding LOW QUALITY PROTEIN: cytochrome P450 734A1-like (The sequence of the model RefSeq protein was modified relative to this genomic sequence to represent the inferred CDS: inserted 2 bases in 2 codons), with translation MDEVWQWLKLVGICLMLLMTVLKMVVLLWWRPRKIEEHFSRQGIRGXPYHFFIGNVKELVGMMLKASSQPMPFSHNILPRVLSFYHHWKKIYGATFIVWFGPTVRLTVSDPDIIREIFTSKSELYEKNEAHPLIKQLEGDGLLSLKGEKWAHHRKIISPTFHMENLKLLVPVVAQSVIEMVEKWSALIKRSKSGEIEIEVCEWFQSLTEDVITRTAFGSSYEDGKAIFGLQAQQMVLVAEAFQKXFIPGYRFLPTKRNISCWKLDRGIKKSLKKLIERRRSNCGNKMQGNGAKDLLGLLMEASNDISVDDIIEECKSFFFAGKQTTSNLLTWTAVLLAMHPQWQVQAREEVLRVCGLRDIPNKDNFVKLKTLNMILNESLRLYPPTVATIRRTKVDAELGGYMIPHGTELLIPILAVHHDKAIWGNDANEFNPARFSGGVARAAKHPIGFIPFGLGVRTCIGQNLAILQAKLALSIILQRFSFKLAPTYQHAPTVLMLLYPQYGAPVIFQPLSQI, from the exons ATGGATGAGGTTTGGCAGTGGTTGAAGCTGGTTGgcatatgtttgatgttgttaatGACGGTGTTAAAAATGGTAGTGCTGCTTTGGTGGAGACCTAGGAAGATTGAAGAGCATTTCTCAAGGCAAGGGATCAGAG CCCCTTACCATTTCTTCATTGGAAATGTTAAGGAGCTTGTGGGCATGATGTTAAAGGCTTCTTCTCAACCCATGCCTTTCTCTCACAATATTCTCCCCAGAGTTCTCTCTTTCTACCATCATTGGAAGAAAATCTATG GTGCAACATTTATAGTTTGGTTTGGTCCAACGGTTCGGCTGACGGTGTCGGACCCAGATATCATACGGGAAATCTTCACATCCAAGTCAGAACTGTACGAAAAAAATGAAGCCCACCCTCTGATTAAACAGCTTGAAGGTGATGGACTCCTTAGTCTCAAAGGTGAAAAATGGGCTCATCATAGAAAAATCATTTCTCCCACTTTCCATATGGAGAATCTCAAA ttGCTGGTGCCAGTGGTGGCACAAAGTGTGATTGAAATGGTGGAGAAATGGTCAGCATTAATAAAGAGAAGCAAGTCCGGCGAGATTGAAATCGAAGTATGCGAGTGGTTTCAGAGCCTAACCGAAGATGTAATCACGCGTACGGCATTTGGGAGCAGCTATGAAGATGGAAAGGCCATTTTCGGTCTTCAAGCCCAACAAATGGTGCTTGTTGCCGAGGCTTTTCAAA TTTTCATACCTGGCTATAG ATTTTTACCGACGAAGAGGAACATAAGTTGTTGGAAATTGGACAGAGGGATCAAGAAGTCGTTGAAGAAGCTAATCGAACGGCGGAGAAGCAATTGTGGGAACAAAATGCAAGGAAACGGAGCCAAAGACTTGCTGGGATTATTGATGGAAGCCTCCAATGACATAAGTGTGGATGACATAATCGAAGAGTGCAAGAGCTTCTTCTTTGCCGGCAAACAGACCACTTCCAATTTGCTCACTTGGACCGCCGTTCTTCTTGCAATGCACCCACAGTGGCAGGTGCAAGCACGTGAGGAGGTTCTTAGGGTGTGTGGATTACGTGACATACCCAACAAAGATAATTTCGTAAAGCTTAAGACG CTGAATATGATATTGAATGAATCGCTGCGATTGTATCCTCCAACCGTAGCTACAATAAGACGCACCAAAGTTGATGCAGAGTTAGGAGGTTACATGATCCCACATGGGACCGAGCTTTTGATACCAATCTTAGCCGTTCATCATGATAAAGCCATATGGGGCAATGATGCAAATGAGTTCAACCCTGCGCGGTTTTCCGGGGGCGTGGCACGTGCGGCCAAACATCCTATTGGGTTCATCCCATTCGGCCTTGGGGTCCGTACCTGCATTGGCCAAAACCTAGCCATTTTGCAAGCAAAATTAGCTCTTTCTATCATACTCCAACGCTTCTCTTTTAAGTTGGCCCCAACTTATCAACATGCACCGACGGTTCTGATGTTACTTTACCCACAATATGGAGCCCCAGTCATCTTCCAACCTTTGTCTCAGATATGA